The uncultured Carboxylicivirga sp. genomic interval CGATTTGGCCGATGAGCGGATATAAATAAATGGCTTATTAATAGAATCGGCTACCAAAGCTCCTTGCGCAATAGCACCGGTAGCAACACCAGCCACAACATCCACCTCAGGATATTTTTCCAATACCAGGCGTGCAAATTGCAATTTAATAAAGTCGCGCACCTCTGGATACGAAAGTGCTTTACGGTTATCACAATAAATCGGCGATTTCCACCCCGATGCCCATGTAAATGGGTTTGCAGGTTGCAACTTAATTGCCTTAATTTGCAACAGCTGATTGGCTATGATTTCTGCTAATTTTTCCATGCCGCAAATGTATAAAGTTTTTTTCAAGGATAGAATACTTTTTTTAACCGACTCGATCGAACAAGACCTTATTAGTAATGACTTTGATGCACTTCACAAGTTTACATCGCATCACGAGTTAAAACAATTTGTTGAGTCGTTTGAAATCAATACTGAATTACAGCGCGCCTTTTTATATGGTCGCCCTAAAGATCAATTATTGATTGAGTTAAAAAAGTGCTTCAAATTTTTAATAGCTGCCGGTGGTTTAGTATCAAATAGTAACCACGATTTATTGGTCATTCACCGCCTGGGTGTATACGACTTACCCAAAGGGAAAGCTGAAAAAGGTGAAACAAACGAACAAACCGCACTTCGCGAAGTAACAGAAGAATGTGGTATCGAACCCTTACAAATCGAAAGTAAATTGTGCTCCACCTTTCACACTTATCAACAAAATGGAACCAACTTTTTAAAAGAAACGGTTTGGTTTATGATGAAGTACAAAGGGATTGATGCTCCCGTTCCACAAACCGAAGAGAACATTGTTAGTGCACAATGGCTACCTGTAACACAACTCCTAGAAGTGAGAAAAAATACATATCCCTCTATAATTGAGGTGTTAAATTCGGCAGGATTTTAATTGTTACCAATTGGTTTTAATTCATTTTAACACAGTTAAAGTAACAAAATTGCAGTTTAATCAGTAAAAAAACACAGTTTGATGTAAAATCAATAGTTTTTTGAACTATTTTAGTGCTAAATTAAAACGACTGTCATGTCCGACCACGAATTCAACGAGCAAAAAACAAAGCTTCGACTTGAAGCAATGGAGAAAGAAGTTAATCGTTTACGCAGTTCCAGTCATAAACAATCATCCAAGATTGGAACCTTACGCAAGAGTATGTACTTCCAGCTAGTGTTTTTTGTGTCCTTGTTTTCGATTTTTCTGTTCAAAGGCATGATCAAACTACCAGGCGAAGCAGCCATTCAGAAAGCACCTATACAAGCTCAGGTAATACCTGTTAAGGATACAATAGTTAAAGCGCCTGTTGTTGAAAAAGATACTTTCGAGCATATAGTATACCATACCCACAAAGGCGCTATTCCAAAAGAAAATTACGATGGAATTCTTTTCGCCATTCAAATTGGTGCTTATACTTCTATTGATCTTGATAAATACGAAGGACACCTATTAGGTATAAAACAAGATAATTATGAAGGCATCAATCAATTTACTCTTGGTGAATTTATTGAATACAACGAAGCCGAAGAATTTCT includes:
- a CDS encoding NUDIX domain-containing protein, which translates into the protein MYKVFFKDRILFLTDSIEQDLISNDFDALHKFTSHHELKQFVESFEINTELQRAFLYGRPKDQLLIELKKCFKFLIAAGGLVSNSNHDLLVIHRLGVYDLPKGKAEKGETNEQTALREVTEECGIEPLQIESKLCSTFHTYQQNGTNFLKETVWFMMKYKGIDAPVPQTEENIVSAQWLPVTQLLEVRKNTYPSIIEVLNSAGF